The nucleotide sequence TATTCATAAAGTATCAGACAGGCAAAAGGTGAACTTGTTTCATCCTCATTCACACAGCTAACACTATATCTGGTACAATAGattaacaagaaaaaaaaatatccAGGGATGCTCAGCAAGTCAGTCGTTGTTAGAAAGAAGAGTCAATATTTCAGATGCCTTCTCAATCAGAAAAATGTCACAGATTTGAAACGTGAAAATGGAAGCAATAGTCCTTGCAACACAAAAGTAACTGATTGGCAATAATTGGGGCACTAAAAGCTAACGCACGATTCCCAAGGCCCCTTGTGGACTCACAGCAAGATATTCCAATTTGAATACGGGACTGATTTTTAGTCTGCAGACGCTAACGTTCTCGCATCCCACCTGTAGGTCCCCATAAAATAGCGTGGATCAACAATGAATAAACTCACTCTGAACGTTCATTTGAAGAGGAAAAGAtggtgaaaaggggaaatgcaacctATCATAATTTAGACACGTGAAGCTGGTTAGATGGAAAAATGGTGGTCATACTTACAGGGATTCCATTATTGTATGAGGCAAAACTTCTTCCAGGCCATGTTTCAGTTCTTCTCGGAGAGATTCAGACAAGACCAGTACCGGCAGATCTGAAATCTCAACCGTGTCAATTTCTGAATCATCTCTCCCATCCAGTCTGTGGAATGGAAATTACGTTATAATATGTTAATAATGTGTAAGGAATAAACAACAAATTCACCCCGATCAATCTGCAAAATAGCAGTTGGACCCACCACTCTCTAGGAAAAGATATCCTATGATTTCTGGAATGGAATCCATGCTAATTAAATCCCAAATGTTTAATTTGTGTATCTATTTTGCCTCTCACAATTATCTCAGCAATGCTAAGTCTTTAACATACTTATTAATTTGAAATGGCAATATGTTTAAATTTTGCTGAAGGGATACCGCAGTCTCCAACATTATTGTTTTAAACTCAAGCGCAGGAATTATTTTCTTCTAGACCTCCAAATTCTTATTTTTCTCCTGCCCATCAAAATTAAAATATAACTTGTCTCTCCTTAAAATAGGTTTCAAAGTGTTACTTTTAAAATTATCATCTGCAAACAGATCTTTATGCAGTAAAAGATTTCAGGAATGCTATCAAGAAGCTTCCTGGATCTCAATCCATTGAGTACAAGGATTTCTTACAATATTGAGGATGGCAAGTGCACAGTAGGTCCAGATTAACTAATTTCTCAAAAGCTGCAGCACTTTACAAAAACACCACTTGGTCAGAATAGGTTAAGGATGGAAGCCTTCAATGACTTGCCAAAACCTCCAGCAGATTACAGAAACGGGATACAGATTCCACCACCTACCGATCTTCAATTTCTTTCAGCCTTTCCAGTCCGATTTGGTTTGGATCAGTTTTCACCTCCATGCAGCCCTCCTCTTTGTTCTCAACCGCCCTATATTCCTGTGAGGTAGATTCATCCTGCCAGGAAGTGGAGGCAACATCAGATACCCCATTTCCCTGGGGACATGGAATGTAAGGCCAAGAGCTGCATGAAATGCTTCCTGAAGGTACCAGGTAATCCAGCATCTTCTCAGTTAAACGTTTCTTTTGAGCAGGAGCTCTGCGAGAGGATTCAGCAAAAAAATTAGTAGGATATACTATTTAAAAACTGCACTATTCATTTCCAtggcaaaaaaaataattaattaatcacCAATAGCTACatgtgctttagtttagagatgcagcgcagaaacaggtccttcagcccgccgagtccgtgccgaccagcgatctccgcacactaacactatcctgcacactagggacaatttacaaatttactgaagccaattaacctactcgtatttggagtgtgggtggaaactggagcccccggataaaaccaacgcaggtcactgggagatctgtacagacagtatctgtagggatcaaacccggatctctggtgccttAAAGTTACATGATACTCAGCTAGGTCATGGTTAACCTATGCTGGTAGCTTAGTTCTCCAAACAAATGatgcctttttttaaaataaattctggaTTGGATTATTACAGCTATAACGTTATGGGATAAATTTAGGGAATGGGGAGGGCAGCAAAAAAGATCAATTGCTTGAAATCACAACAAAGCACTCGTAGATGTTGGCAGATTAAAAATCCTTGGACAAACCATCAAATTCCATTTTTGAAAGTGTCCCGAATTTCCAATAGGCAAAATACAAGAGTCAATGTACTGCTATACAAATTAGATTAGCAGGATCATTCATTGTTCTGCATTTAATTAACCAAGGTGAACAATATAATTAGATTTCCCATTCAATCATTTCATGACCCAAACTGACAGATGTTAAAGTAAAATAACTCAACCAGTAATTTAAACTTAGCTCTTCCAAATTTGTACCAAATATCTCAAGaaatacagtaccctccataatgtttgggacaaagacccataatttatttatttgcctctgtactccacaatttgagatttgtaatttaaaaaaaatcacatgtggttaaagagcacattggcagattttattaaagggtatttttatacattttggtttcaccatgtagaaattacagcaaagtttatacatagtcccccccccatttcagggcaccataatgtttgggacagtaatgttatgtaaatgaaagtagtcatgtttcatattttgttgcatatccctttgtatgcaatgactgcttgaagtctgcgattcatggacatcaccagttgctgggtgtcttttctggtgatgctcttccaggcctgtattgcagctgtctttagcttatgcttgttttgggggttttCTATtctgcatataaaaggcatgctcagttaGGTTCAGATCGGgagattgatttggccactcaagaattgattcttttttagctttgaaaaactcctttgttgctttaaaagtatgtttggaatcattgcacaagttaatcttcatcacatctgtccacaggacctttttccagaactgtggttgctctttgaagtacttcttggcaaactgtatcctggccatcctatttttgcagttaaccagtggtttgcatcttgcagtgtagcctctgtatttctgttcatgaagtcttctgcggacagtgggcattgacaaatccacacctgaagagtgtttctgatctgccg is from Leucoraja erinacea ecotype New England chromosome 25, Leri_hhj_1, whole genome shotgun sequence and encodes:
- the ccdc117 gene encoding coiled-coil domain-containing protein 117 isoform X2, with product MALWSLKEFYNITLQFYRKITLLSRRNEFCSRRKHKREQEEEEAPAQKKRLTEKMLDYLVPSGSISCSSWPYIPCPQGNGVSDVASTSWQDESTSQEYRAVENKEEGCMEVKTDPNQIGLERLKEIEDRLDGRDDSEIDTVEISDLPVLVLSESLREELKHGLEEVLPHTIMESLNRPCMELVLWRPPCEPLSDKLAALTEQRKSKHREPQCDPDLYNKNTKLDSSLMCGDMNQTSAVEEDMEL